A window of Streptomyces sp. SAI-127 contains these coding sequences:
- a CDS encoding sigma-70 family RNA polymerase sigma factor gives MATRAVARRKSATGGSTDAARSVRVHGGEIADRDLVGMYLDEIARTPLLDAAKEVELSQIIEAGVFARQVLDGYEEAKADATREELEALVEEGERAKDVFIRSNLRLVVAVARRYPRSGLPLLDLIQEGNAGLVRAVEKFDYRKGFKFSTYATWWIRQAITRSIADQSRTIRLPVHLVEELGRIRRVQREFNREHGRDPEPAEIAAELGSNAERVIDVLDWARDPVSLNMSVDDDGDTQFGDLLEDTSAVSPEQSVLTLLRSEELDDLIGRLDQRTASIIKMRYGIDDGRERTLTEVGKEHGLTRERIRQIEKHALLELKKLARDTGFDAAA, from the coding sequence ATGGCAACCCGTGCCGTCGCCCGTCGTAAGTCCGCCACCGGCGGGTCGACCGACGCGGCGCGCAGTGTTCGCGTCCATGGCGGCGAGATCGCCGACCGCGACCTGGTCGGCATGTACCTCGACGAGATCGCGCGTACGCCGCTGCTCGACGCCGCCAAGGAAGTCGAGCTGTCCCAGATCATCGAGGCGGGTGTGTTCGCCCGACAGGTCCTCGACGGGTACGAGGAAGCCAAGGCGGACGCCACCCGCGAGGAGCTGGAGGCCCTGGTGGAGGAGGGTGAGCGCGCCAAGGACGTGTTCATCCGTTCCAACCTCCGCCTGGTCGTGGCCGTGGCCCGCCGCTACCCCCGCAGCGGTCTGCCCCTGCTCGACCTGATCCAGGAGGGCAACGCCGGCCTGGTGCGCGCGGTCGAGAAGTTCGACTACCGCAAGGGCTTCAAGTTCTCGACGTACGCGACCTGGTGGATCCGTCAGGCCATCACCCGCTCCATCGCCGACCAGTCCCGCACCATCCGGCTGCCCGTCCACCTCGTGGAGGAACTGGGCCGCATCCGCCGTGTGCAGCGCGAGTTCAACCGCGAGCACGGCCGCGACCCGGAGCCCGCGGAGATCGCCGCGGAGCTCGGTTCCAACGCGGAGCGCGTGATCGACGTCCTGGACTGGGCCCGCGACCCGGTCTCGCTGAACATGTCGGTGGACGACGACGGCGACACCCAGTTCGGTGACCTGCTGGAGGACACCTCGGCGGTCTCGCCGGAGCAGTCGGTGCTGACGTTGCTGCGCAGCGAGGAACTGGACGACCTCATCGGCCGCCTCGACCAGCGCACCGCTTCCATCATCAAGATGCGGTACGGCATCGATGACGGGCGCGAGCGCACGCTGACCGAGGTCGGCAAGGAGCACGGGCTCACCCGCGAGCGGATCCGGCAGATCGAGAAGCACGCCCTGCTGGAGCTGAAGAAGCTGGCGCGGGACACCGGGTTCGACGCGGCGGCGTAG
- a CDS encoding class III extradiol ring-cleavage dioxygenase: MSADTLERMPALYLSHGAPPLADDPIWPGELAAWSADLPRPKAILMVSAHWEEAPLALGAVRTVPLVYDFWGFPEHYYQVTYGAPGAPELAESVRKLLRAPGIPVQDIPDRGLDHGAYVPLVEMFPEADIPVLQISMPTLDPVRLMEIGRKLAPLRDEGVLIVGSGFFTHNLAALRHVGSGVPTWSSEFDDWGRRALETRDVDSLLDFLNKAPAGRYAHPRTEHFAPLFVTMGAADVSGELDAQKSVIDGFWFGMAKRSVQFG; the protein is encoded by the coding sequence ATGTCCGCCGACACGCTGGAGCGCATGCCCGCCCTCTATCTGAGTCACGGCGCGCCGCCGCTCGCCGACGACCCGATCTGGCCCGGCGAGCTCGCCGCGTGGTCCGCGGACCTGCCCCGCCCCAAGGCGATCCTCATGGTCTCCGCCCACTGGGAGGAGGCCCCCCTCGCCCTCGGCGCGGTACGGACCGTCCCGCTCGTCTACGACTTCTGGGGCTTCCCCGAGCACTACTACCAGGTGACGTACGGCGCCCCCGGCGCCCCCGAACTCGCCGAGTCCGTACGCAAGTTGCTGCGCGCCCCCGGCATCCCCGTGCAGGACATCCCGGACCGCGGACTGGACCACGGCGCGTACGTCCCCCTCGTCGAGATGTTCCCCGAGGCCGACATCCCCGTCCTGCAGATCTCCATGCCGACCCTCGACCCGGTCAGGCTCATGGAGATCGGCCGCAAGCTCGCCCCGCTGCGCGACGAGGGCGTCCTGATCGTCGGTTCCGGCTTCTTCACCCACAACCTCGCCGCCCTGCGTCACGTCGGCTCCGGAGTGCCCACCTGGTCCTCGGAGTTCGACGACTGGGGCAGGCGGGCGCTGGAGACGCGGGACGTGGACTCCCTGCTGGACTTCCTCAACAAGGCTCCGGCCGGGCGCTACGCCCATCCGCGCACCGAGCACTTCGCGCCGCTGTTCGTGACGATGGGCGCGGCGGACGTGAGCGGCGAGCTGGACGCGCAGAAGTCCGTCATCGACGGGTTCTGGTTCGGGATGGCGAAGCGGTCGGTGCAGTTCGGCTGA
- a CDS encoding MarR family transcriptional regulator has protein sequence MNTASVPDEEPQWLDDEEQRIWRSYVHATTLLEDHLDRQLQRDAGMPHIYYGLLVGLAEAPHRRLRMTELAMKAKITRSRLSHAIARLERNGWVRREDCPDDKRGQFAVLTDPGLKMLQGAAPGHVRAVRNAVFDRLTPEQQKSLGEIMQIVAEGLQPNEAGADLPWLR, from the coding sequence ATGAACACGGCATCCGTCCCCGACGAGGAGCCCCAGTGGCTCGACGACGAAGAGCAGCGCATCTGGCGTTCCTATGTGCACGCCACGACCCTCCTCGAGGATCACCTCGACCGCCAGCTCCAGCGGGACGCCGGCATGCCGCACATCTACTACGGGCTGCTCGTGGGGCTGGCCGAGGCCCCGCACCGGCGGCTGCGGATGACCGAGCTGGCCATGAAGGCGAAGATCACCCGGTCCCGCCTCTCCCACGCGATCGCCCGTCTGGAGCGCAACGGCTGGGTGCGCCGGGAGGACTGCCCGGACGACAAGCGCGGCCAGTTCGCGGTGCTCACGGACCCGGGCCTGAAGATGCTGCAGGGCGCCGCTCCCGGCCATGTGCGGGCCGTACGCAACGCCGTCTTCGACCGGCTCACCCCGGAACAGCAGAAGTCCCTCGGCGAGATCATGCAGATCGTCGCCGAGGGACTCCAGCCGAACGAGGCGGGCGCGGATCTGCCCTGGCTCCGCTGA
- a CDS encoding MFS transporter — translation MSETAAKAPGAPATSGDANRWKALVFIALAQLMVVLDATIVNIALPSAQTDLGISDGNRQWVVTAYALAFGGLLLFGGRIADLWGRKNAFVVGLIGFALASALGGAATSGAMMFGARALQGVFGALLAPAALSLLAVMFTDAKERAKAFGIYGAIAGGGGAVGFILGGVLTEYLDWRWTFFVNIPFAIVAALGAYFVIREPEGSRNRNPLDIPGVLLSTLGLVALVYGFTRAESNGWGDSLTVGMFVASAVLLIAFVVTEARTKAPLLPLRVITDRNRGGIYLSLGIAIIAMFGTFLFLTYYLQIVKGFTPIKTGFAFMPMIVGMMVGSTQIGARLMTRVPARLLMGPGFLVAAVGMLLMTQLEIGSSYASIILPAMLLLGLGMGTAFMPAMSLATLGVEPRDAGVASAMVNTSQQVGGAIGTALLNTIAASATTSYIADHIGSATSRSQQQLVTLEGQVHGYTNAIWFAVGMLVLAAVIVVTLVNAGRTDTATVAGSGEGAEEELAIPVVAH, via the coding sequence GACGCGACCATCGTGAACATCGCCCTGCCGTCCGCCCAGACCGACCTGGGCATCTCCGACGGCAACCGTCAGTGGGTCGTCACGGCCTACGCCCTCGCCTTCGGCGGTCTCCTGCTCTTCGGTGGCCGCATAGCCGACCTGTGGGGCCGCAAGAACGCCTTCGTGGTCGGCCTGATCGGCTTCGCGCTGGCCTCCGCACTGGGCGGCGCGGCCACCAGCGGCGCCATGATGTTCGGCGCCCGTGCCCTCCAGGGCGTCTTCGGCGCGCTGCTCGCGCCCGCCGCGCTCTCCCTGCTCGCCGTGATGTTCACGGACGCCAAGGAGCGCGCCAAGGCCTTCGGCATCTACGGCGCGATCGCCGGTGGTGGCGGTGCCGTGGGCTTCATCCTCGGCGGTGTGCTGACCGAGTACCTGGACTGGCGCTGGACCTTCTTCGTGAACATCCCGTTCGCGATCGTGGCCGCGCTCGGCGCGTACTTCGTCATCCGTGAGCCCGAGGGCAGCCGCAACCGCAACCCGCTCGACATCCCGGGCGTCCTGCTGTCCACCCTGGGCCTGGTCGCGCTGGTCTACGGCTTCACCCGCGCCGAGTCCAACGGCTGGGGCGACTCCCTGACCGTGGGCATGTTCGTCGCCTCCGCGGTCCTGCTGATCGCGTTCGTCGTCACCGAGGCCCGTACCAAGGCCCCGCTGCTGCCGCTGCGCGTCATCACCGACCGCAACCGCGGCGGGATCTACCTCTCGCTCGGTATCGCGATCATCGCGATGTTCGGCACCTTCCTGTTCCTCACCTACTACCTCCAGATCGTGAAGGGCTTCACGCCGATCAAGACCGGCTTCGCCTTCATGCCGATGATCGTCGGCATGATGGTCGGCTCGACCCAGATCGGCGCCCGTCTGATGACCCGCGTCCCGGCGCGGCTGCTGATGGGCCCCGGCTTCCTGGTCGCCGCGGTCGGCATGCTCCTCATGACCCAGCTGGAGATCGGTTCGTCGTACGCCTCGATCATCCTGCCGGCGATGCTGCTGCTCGGTCTCGGCATGGGTACGGCGTTCATGCCGGCCATGTCCCTGGCCACCCTGGGCGTCGAGCCCCGGGACGCCGGTGTCGCCTCCGCGATGGTCAACACCTCGCAGCAGGTGGGCGGTGCGATCGGTACGGCCCTGCTGAACACGATCGCCGCGTCGGCCACGACCTCCTACATCGCCGACCACATCGGCTCCGCGACCTCCAGGTCGCAGCAGCAGCTGGTGACGCTGGAGGGCCAGGTGCACGGCTACACCAACGCGATCTGGTTCGCCGTCGGCATGCTGGTGCTCGCCGCGGTGATCGTCGTGACCCTCGTCAACGCCGGCCGCACGGACACGGCCACCGTGGCCGGGTCCGGAGAGGGCGCCGAGGAGGAGCTGGCGATCCCGGTCGTCGCCCACTGA
- a CDS encoding DeoR/GlpR family DNA-binding transcription regulator encodes MYAPERQQEILRLARDGGRVDVVSLAEEFQVTAETIRRDLKALDRAGLLRRVHGGAIPAGRLDFEPDLAERETTAADEKDHIAKAALAELPTEGTLILDAGTTVARLAAAVPLEASLTVVTHSLPIAARLADHPGIQLHLVGGRVRHRTRAAVDAWALRAYGEIRADVLFVAANGFSADHGLTTPDLAEAAVKRAAIAAARRVVLLADSAKHGQEHFARFGDLSDVDLLITDSGLSPEDAAVIERGGTEVVRA; translated from the coding sequence ATGTACGCACCGGAGCGTCAGCAGGAGATCCTCCGGCTCGCTCGTGACGGCGGGCGGGTCGACGTCGTCTCACTGGCCGAGGAGTTCCAGGTCACGGCCGAGACGATCCGCCGGGACCTGAAGGCCCTCGACCGTGCGGGGCTGCTGCGCCGGGTGCACGGCGGGGCCATTCCGGCAGGGCGCCTCGACTTCGAGCCGGACCTCGCCGAGCGCGAGACCACCGCGGCCGACGAGAAGGACCACATCGCCAAGGCGGCCCTCGCGGAACTGCCGACCGAGGGCACCCTGATCCTCGACGCCGGTACGACCGTCGCCCGCCTGGCCGCCGCCGTCCCGCTGGAGGCCTCGCTCACCGTCGTCACCCACAGCCTGCCGATCGCGGCCCGCCTCGCGGACCACCCCGGCATCCAGCTCCACCTCGTCGGGGGGCGCGTACGGCACCGTACGCGCGCCGCGGTCGACGCGTGGGCGCTGCGGGCGTACGGCGAGATCCGGGCCGATGTCCTCTTCGTGGCGGCCAACGGCTTCTCCGCCGATCACGGTCTCACCACCCCCGACCTCGCCGAGGCCGCGGTCAAGCGCGCGGCGATCGCCGCCGCCCGCCGGGTGGTCCTGCTCGCCGACTCGGCCAAGCACGGCCAGGAGCACTTCGCCCGCTTCGGCGACCTGAGCGATGTGGACCTGCTGATCACCGACAGCGGGCTGAGCCCCGAGGACGCCGCCGTGATCGAGCGCGGCGGCACGGAAGTAGTGCGCGCATGA
- a CDS encoding N-acetyltransferase family protein, giving the protein MSSQPTEVQVRPGAESDLKALTDIYNHYVRETPITFDTVVFAPEERRPWLLSHPEDGPYRLKVATDTDPTGTSQRILGYATSSPFRAKPAYATSVEVTVYLAPDAGGRGIGTLLYKALFEALADEDLHRAYAGIAQPNEASTRLHERFGFRHVGTYREVGRKFGRYWDVAWYEKALQTPREDVSRTAPTASPSRTRTRR; this is encoded by the coding sequence ATGTCGTCGCAACCTACAGAGGTGCAGGTCAGGCCGGGAGCCGAAAGCGACCTCAAGGCCCTCACCGACATCTACAACCACTACGTTCGTGAGACGCCCATCACATTCGACACCGTCGTCTTCGCTCCGGAAGAGCGCCGCCCTTGGCTGCTCTCCCACCCTGAAGACGGCCCGTACCGCCTGAAGGTTGCCACCGACACGGACCCGACAGGAACCTCACAGCGGATCCTCGGGTACGCCACATCCAGCCCCTTCCGTGCCAAGCCCGCGTACGCGACCTCCGTGGAGGTCACCGTCTACCTCGCCCCGGACGCGGGCGGCCGGGGCATCGGCACCCTCCTCTACAAGGCCCTCTTCGAGGCCCTGGCCGACGAGGACCTGCATCGCGCCTACGCGGGCATCGCACAACCCAACGAAGCGTCCACGCGGCTGCATGAACGCTTCGGCTTCCGGCACGTCGGCACCTACCGGGAAGTGGGCAGGAAATTCGGCCGCTACTGGGACGTGGCCTGGTACGAAAAGGCCCTCCAGACCCCGCGAGAGGACGTCAGCCGAACTGCACCGACCGCTTCGCCATCCCGAACCAGAACCCGTCGATGA
- a CDS encoding YafY family protein: MTTDTPARLLTLLSLLQTPREWPGGELADRLGVSRRTVRRDIDRLRELGYPVQATKGSDGGYRLVAGKAMPPLVLDDEEAVAIAVGLRAGAGHAVEGMDEASVRALAKLEQVLPSRLRHRVSTLQAATTPLTSGDGASIATETLTVMASTVAGHERLRFAYRAKDGAESRRVVEPYRLVSTGRRWYLVAYDLDRGDWRTFRVDRVNDPFATGARFAPRELPTGSAAEYLRQSMYRRQETYEIAVTFEADVTVVGARLPAWMGVPEPLGEGRCRLRATVGDAVEWMAVRLAMTGVEFRVEEPAELVSAVRELGERLVRAGRVRGA, translated from the coding sequence ATGACGACGGACACCCCGGCACGGCTCCTGACGCTCCTCTCCCTCCTCCAGACGCCCCGTGAATGGCCCGGCGGTGAGCTCGCCGACCGCCTCGGGGTCTCCCGCCGCACGGTCCGACGGGACATCGACCGCCTCCGCGAGCTGGGCTATCCCGTCCAGGCGACGAAGGGCTCCGACGGCGGCTACCGGCTCGTCGCGGGCAAGGCCATGCCCCCGCTCGTCCTCGACGACGAGGAGGCGGTGGCCATCGCGGTCGGGCTGCGGGCGGGGGCGGGGCACGCGGTCGAGGGGATGGACGAGGCGTCCGTACGGGCGCTGGCGAAACTGGAACAGGTCCTGCCGTCCCGCCTGCGGCACCGCGTGTCCACCCTCCAGGCCGCGACGACTCCGCTGACCAGCGGGGACGGGGCGAGCATCGCGACCGAGACCCTGACGGTGATGGCGTCCACGGTGGCCGGGCACGAGCGGCTGCGGTTCGCCTACCGGGCGAAGGACGGGGCGGAGTCCCGACGCGTCGTGGAGCCGTACCGTCTGGTCTCCACCGGGCGACGGTGGTACCTCGTCGCCTACGACCTCGACCGCGGCGACTGGCGGACCTTCCGGGTCGACCGGGTGAACGATCCCTTCGCCACGGGGGCGCGGTTCGCACCGCGGGAGTTGCCGACGGGGAGTGCGGCGGAGTACCTGCGGCAGTCGATGTACCGCCGTCAGGAGACGTACGAGATCGCCGTGACGTTCGAGGCGGATGTGACGGTGGTGGGGGCCCGGCTGCCGGCGTGGATGGGGGTGCCGGAGCCTCTCGGGGAGGGGCGGTGCCGGTTGCGGGCGACTGTGGGGGACGCGGTGGAGTGGATGGCGGTGCGGTTGGCGATGACGGGGGTGGAGTTCCGTGTGGAGGAACCGGCGGAACTGGTCTCTGCGGTACGGGAGTTGGGTGAACGGTTGGTCCGGGCGGGTCGCGTGCGCGGGGCTTGA
- a CDS encoding MFS transporter has translation MTSTGTTLSGTLDAPPATGDRRRWFALAIVMTAAFMDLVDVTIVNIAIPSIRQDAGASVSQIQWITAGYALAFAAGLITGGRLGDIHGRKRLFLVGIGGFTLASALCGFAANPEMLVAARILQGGMAAMMVPQVLSIVHATFPAHERGKVFGLFGAIVGLGAVSGPLLGALLTEWNLFGLEWRPIFLINLPVGIVGLVLGSRFITESKAPRALKLDLVGVGLVVVGLLLLLYPLTRGEELGWPLWGYVSMAAAPLVFAALVAYEKRKGARDGSPLVELSLFKVKSFAAGIAVQTVFGVGLGIFFLVWTLYMQTGLGWSPLRAGLTGVPFSIAVSVAAGLSVQKLVPRFGRNVLQAGALLMAVGVLLYLWEAERYGMAISSWQMALPLVVMGVGMGLIVAPLTDAVLSEVPREHAGSASGLINTVQQMGNALGLGLVSVVFFGVIGDDLRPVQVGPAFVDAFQHALGWVAAVMGVIFLLMFALPKRPAQHVEGADAGAELDVVEEKAPELV, from the coding sequence ATGACCTCCACCGGGACCACCCTTTCGGGCACCCTCGACGCGCCTCCCGCCACGGGCGACCGGCGTCGCTGGTTCGCCCTCGCCATCGTGATGACCGCGGCCTTCATGGACCTCGTCGACGTCACCATCGTCAACATCGCCATCCCGTCCATCCGGCAGGACGCCGGTGCCTCCGTCAGCCAGATCCAGTGGATCACCGCCGGCTATGCCCTCGCCTTCGCCGCGGGACTGATCACGGGCGGGCGGCTCGGTGACATCCACGGGCGCAAGCGGCTGTTCCTCGTCGGCATCGGCGGGTTCACGCTCGCGTCGGCGCTGTGCGGGTTCGCCGCGAACCCGGAGATGCTGGTCGCGGCCCGGATCCTGCAGGGCGGCATGGCGGCGATGATGGTGCCGCAGGTCCTGTCGATCGTGCACGCGACCTTTCCGGCGCACGAGCGGGGGAAGGTGTTCGGACTCTTCGGCGCGATCGTGGGGCTCGGGGCCGTCTCCGGTCCACTGCTCGGCGCGCTGCTGACCGAATGGAACCTGTTCGGGCTCGAGTGGCGGCCGATCTTCCTCATCAACCTGCCGGTCGGGATCGTCGGGCTCGTGCTCGGCAGCCGTTTCATCACCGAGTCCAAGGCTCCGCGGGCACTGAAGCTGGACCTGGTGGGCGTCGGACTCGTGGTGGTGGGGTTGTTGCTGCTGCTCTACCCGCTGACCCGCGGCGAGGAACTGGGCTGGCCGCTGTGGGGGTACGTGTCGATGGCCGCCGCGCCCCTCGTCTTCGCCGCGCTGGTGGCGTACGAGAAGCGGAAGGGCGCCCGGGACGGGTCGCCGCTGGTCGAGCTGTCGCTGTTCAAGGTGAAGAGCTTCGCGGCCGGCATCGCGGTGCAGACCGTGTTCGGGGTCGGGCTCGGCATCTTCTTCCTGGTGTGGACGCTGTACATGCAGACCGGGCTGGGCTGGAGCCCGCTGCGTGCGGGGCTGACGGGGGTGCCGTTCTCGATCGCCGTCTCCGTGGCGGCGGGTCTGTCGGTGCAGAAGCTCGTCCCGCGCTTCGGGCGCAACGTGCTCCAGGCCGGTGCGCTGCTGATGGCGGTGGGTGTGCTGCTCTACCTCTGGGAGGCCGAGCGGTACGGCATGGCGATCAGCTCATGGCAGATGGCGTTGCCGCTGGTCGTGATGGGTGTCGGCATGGGTCTGATCGTCGCGCCGCTGACGGACGCGGTGCTCTCGGAGGTGCCGCGCGAGCACGCCGGTTCGGCGTCGGGGCTCATCAACACCGTGCAGCAGATGGGCAACGCGCTCGGACTCGGGCTGGTGTCCGTGGTGTTCTTCGGCGTCATCGGCGACGACCTGCGACCCGTTCAGGTGGGCCCGGCCTTCGTGGACGCCTTCCAGCACGCGCTCGGATGGGTCGCGGCGGTGATGGGCGTGATCTTCCTGCTGATGTTCGCGCTGCCGAAGCGGCCCGCGCAGCACGTGGAGGGGGCCGACGCCGGGGCGGAGCTTGACGTGGTGGAGGAGAAGGCGCCCGAGCTCGTGTAG